Proteins encoded in a region of the Elaeis guineensis isolate ETL-2024a chromosome 7, EG11, whole genome shotgun sequence genome:
- the LOC105048733 gene encoding uncharacterized protein isoform X4 — protein MIDHGWRCVGDNIFVDSTFACSEERTHLCAVNVQVQSEIDDGFVFLVSPDAFRFSRHKISDFISSKMLKRFDNGKEIVLEDYNICTACTILPSLCEGHVIGISKLLPAGEDFERLEELWSFKHGLALHSNYFVAVQFSYGGHMDKQWLFAFQKTSSFQLFAQFPSAFILRGSGLAPTPQTIRHSKAVHAFESFIKIVGAWNFFDQGLVKLKEVSSLGIRTTLPVWNKATNSFPLCITRDKSSPHNEDSSNETYFFSKDLMLALDYRTPKPALKYSFGSRIFDSTEILENTVPSCKNNANNSADGIHNGENMNSNIESQSPMKFLPVTKSIHSDLKVDQTQVPSFTKKKIEDFCRGISNDQGLTKEKEMYGESYMKENQLEPVDGISMQLDRSSLHSIPFQSAKGSEKKEMTDAFLGGNCLPSPGEVPQKDAWGKRTLNSEKKIRENVAKSSKRMRAKQSVDQSDVTAKVKSHHKRGELHSLTIADLKCFLATKNAKVGGKKDELIQRITALLA, from the exons ATGATCGATCATGGGTGGAGATGTGTCGGCGACAACATTTTTGTGGACTCTACTTTTGCTTGCAGCGAGGAGAGGACTCATTTGTGCGCCGTTAATGTG CAAGTACAATCAGAAATAGATGATGGTTTTGTTTTCCTTGTTTCTCCTGATGCATTTCGATTTAGCAGACATAAG ATCTCGGATTTTATTAGCTCCAAAATGTTGAAAAGGTTTGACAATGGTAAGGAAATTGTTTTGGAGGACTACAACATCTGCACCGCTTGCACTATTCTTCCTTCGCTGTGTGAAGGACATGTGATAG GAATAAGCAAACTACTCCCTGCTGGAGAAGATTTTGAAAGACTGGAAGAGCTTTGGTCATTCAAG CATGGTCTAGCATTGCACAGCAATTACTTCGTTGCGGTTCAGTTTTCTTATGGAGGTCACATGGACAAACAATGGTTGTTTGCTTTTCAAAAGACGAGCAGTTTTCAACTTTTCGCACA GTTCCCATCTGCTTTCATCCTTCGAGGTTCAGGATTGGCTCCAACTCCACAAACAATTAGACACTCAAAGGCTGTGCATGCTTTCGAGTCTTTTATAAAAATAGTTGGAG CTTGGAATTTCTTCGATCAAGGTCTAGTGAAACTTAAG GAAGTATCTTCACTTGGTATTAGGACGACACTACCTGTCTGGAACAAAGCTACAAATAGCTTTCCACTGTGCATCACAAGAGATAAAAGCAGTCCTCATAATGAAGACTCTTCGAATGAAACATATTTCTTTTCCAAAGACCTGATGTTAGCTTTAG ACTATCGCACTCCAAAGCCAGCCTTGAAGTATAGTTTTGGTAGCAGAATATTTGATAGTACTGAAATATTGGAAAATACTGTACCTTCGTGCAAGAATAATGCCAATAATAGTGCAGATGGTATCCATAATGGTGAAAACATGAATTCAAATATTGAATCTCAATCACCTATGAAGTTTCTACCTGTTACAAAAAGCATTCATTCAG ATCTCAAAGTAGATCAGACTCAAGTACCTTCCTTTACCAAAAAGAAAATTGAGGATTTTTGCAGAG GAATTTCAAATGATCAAGGTCTCACTAAAGAGAAGGAAATGTATGGTGAATCTTACATGAAGGAA AATCAGCTTGAACCTGTGGATGGCATCTCAATGCAATTGGATAGGTCCAGTTTGCATTCT ATTCCTTTCCAGAGTGCCAAAGGTTCAGAAAAGAAGGAAATGACTGATGCTTTTCTTGGTGGCAATTGTTTACCAAGTCCTGGAGAAG TCCCACAGAAAGATGCTTGGGGAAAGAGGACCTTGAACAGCGAAAAGAAG ATCAGAGAAAATGTAGCAAAGAGCTCCAAAAGGATGAGGGCAAAGCAATCCGTTGACCAATCTGACGTAACTGCGAAG GTTAAGAGTCACCATAAGCGAGGGGAGCTGCACTCCCTTACCATCGCAGATCTCAAGTGTTTCCTGGCTACTAAAAATGCAAAGGTAGGAGGAAAGAAAGATGAACTTATCCAACGAATAACTGCCTTGCTTGCCTGA
- the LOC105048733 gene encoding uncharacterized protein isoform X3, with product MFRNKILVRFAPPDPLSSSPFLLLPLSISLPSSPPSPSLSVELETLCWKLSRRWHLACLPQTSEIFIVHQRGQSESVAEVIKALAEAVPVSNVGVEEDVRSASVIAKAVECGFKSFMIDHGWRCVGDNIFVDSTFACSEERTHLCAVNVQVQSEIDDGFVFLVSPDAFRFSRHKISDFISSKMLKRFDNGKEIVLEDYNICTACTILPSLCEGHVIGISKLLPAGEDFERLEELWSFKHGLALHSNYFVAVQFSYGGHMDKQWFPSAFILRGSGLAPTPQTIRHSKAVHAFESFIKIVGAWNFFDQGLVKLKEVSSLGIRTTLPVWNKATNSFPLCITRDKSSPHNEDSSNETYFFSKDLMLALDYRTPKPALKYSFGSRIFDSTEILENTVPSCKNNANNSADGIHNGENMNSNIESQSPMKFLPVTKSIHSDLKVDQTQVPSFTKKKIEDFCRGISNDQGLTKEKEMYGESYMKENQLEPVDGISMQLDRSSLHSIPFQSAKGSEKKEMTDAFLGGNCLPSPGEVPQKDAWGKRTLNSEKKIRENVAKSSKRMRAKQSVDQSDVTAKVKSHHKRGELHSLTIADLKCFLATKNAKVGGKKDELIQRITALLA from the exons ATGTTCCGGAACAAGATCCTGGTGCGGTTCGCTCCGCCCGACCCACTTTCCTCCtctcccttcctcctcctccctctctccatctccctcccttcctctcctCCATCGCCCTCCCTCTCCGTCGAGCTCGAAACCCTCTGCTGGAAGCTCTCCCGGCGGTGGCATCTCGCTTGCCTCCCCCAAACATCCGAGATCTTCATCGTCCATCAG AGAGGTCAATCCGAGTCCGTTGCTGAAGTCATTAAAGCGCTCGCCGAGGCTGTGCCCGTTTCCAAT GTAGGGGTGGAAGAAGATGTGAGGTCAGCCTCGGTGATTGCCAAAGCGGTGGAGTGTGGTTTTAAGTCTTTTATGATCGATCATGGGTGGAGATGTGTCGGCGACAACATTTTTGTGGACTCTACTTTTGCTTGCAGCGAGGAGAGGACTCATTTGTGCGCCGTTAATGTG CAAGTACAATCAGAAATAGATGATGGTTTTGTTTTCCTTGTTTCTCCTGATGCATTTCGATTTAGCAGACATAAG ATCTCGGATTTTATTAGCTCCAAAATGTTGAAAAGGTTTGACAATGGTAAGGAAATTGTTTTGGAGGACTACAACATCTGCACCGCTTGCACTATTCTTCCTTCGCTGTGTGAAGGACATGTGATAG GAATAAGCAAACTACTCCCTGCTGGAGAAGATTTTGAAAGACTGGAAGAGCTTTGGTCATTCAAG CATGGTCTAGCATTGCACAGCAATTACTTCGTTGCGGTTCAGTTTTCTTATGGAGGTCACATGGACAAACAATG GTTCCCATCTGCTTTCATCCTTCGAGGTTCAGGATTGGCTCCAACTCCACAAACAATTAGACACTCAAAGGCTGTGCATGCTTTCGAGTCTTTTATAAAAATAGTTGGAG CTTGGAATTTCTTCGATCAAGGTCTAGTGAAACTTAAG GAAGTATCTTCACTTGGTATTAGGACGACACTACCTGTCTGGAACAAAGCTACAAATAGCTTTCCACTGTGCATCACAAGAGATAAAAGCAGTCCTCATAATGAAGACTCTTCGAATGAAACATATTTCTTTTCCAAAGACCTGATGTTAGCTTTAG ACTATCGCACTCCAAAGCCAGCCTTGAAGTATAGTTTTGGTAGCAGAATATTTGATAGTACTGAAATATTGGAAAATACTGTACCTTCGTGCAAGAATAATGCCAATAATAGTGCAGATGGTATCCATAATGGTGAAAACATGAATTCAAATATTGAATCTCAATCACCTATGAAGTTTCTACCTGTTACAAAAAGCATTCATTCAG ATCTCAAAGTAGATCAGACTCAAGTACCTTCCTTTACCAAAAAGAAAATTGAGGATTTTTGCAGAG GAATTTCAAATGATCAAGGTCTCACTAAAGAGAAGGAAATGTATGGTGAATCTTACATGAAGGAA AATCAGCTTGAACCTGTGGATGGCATCTCAATGCAATTGGATAGGTCCAGTTTGCATTCT ATTCCTTTCCAGAGTGCCAAAGGTTCAGAAAAGAAGGAAATGACTGATGCTTTTCTTGGTGGCAATTGTTTACCAAGTCCTGGAGAAG TCCCACAGAAAGATGCTTGGGGAAAGAGGACCTTGAACAGCGAAAAGAAG ATCAGAGAAAATGTAGCAAAGAGCTCCAAAAGGATGAGGGCAAAGCAATCCGTTGACCAATCTGACGTAACTGCGAAG GTTAAGAGTCACCATAAGCGAGGGGAGCTGCACTCCCTTACCATCGCAGATCTCAAGTGTTTCCTGGCTACTAAAAATGCAAAGGTAGGAGGAAAGAAAGATGAACTTATCCAACGAATAACTGCCTTGCTTGCCTGA
- the LOC105048733 gene encoding uncharacterized protein isoform X2 — translation MFRNKILVRFAPPDPLSSSPFLLLPLSISLPSSPPSPSLSVELETLCWKLSRRWHLACLPQTSEIFIVHQRGQSESVAEVIKALAEAVPVSNVGVEEDVRSASVIAKAVECGFKSFMIDHGWRCVGDNIFVDSTFACSEERTHLCAVNVQVQSEIDDGFVFLVSPDAFRFSRHKISDFISSKMLKRFDNGKEIVLEDYNICTACTILPSLCEGHVIGISKLLPAGEDFERLEELWSFKHGLALHSNYFVAVQFSYGGHMDKQWLFAFQKTSSFQLFAQFPSAFILRGSGLAPTPQTIRHSKAVHAFESFIKIVGAWNFFDQGLVKLKEVSSLGIRTTLPVWNKATNSFPLCITRDKSSPHNEDSSNETYFFSKDLMLALDYRTPKPALKYSFGSRIFDSTEILENTVPSCKNNANNSADGIHNGENMNSNIESQSPMKFLPVTKSIHSDLKVDQTQVPSFTKKKIEDFCRGISNDQGLTKEKEMYGESYMKENQLEPVDGISMQLDRSSLHSSAKGSEKKEMTDAFLGGNCLPSPGEVPQKDAWGKRTLNSEKKIRENVAKSSKRMRAKQSVDQSDVTAKVKSHHKRGELHSLTIADLKCFLATKNAKVGGKKDELIQRITALLA, via the exons ATGTTCCGGAACAAGATCCTGGTGCGGTTCGCTCCGCCCGACCCACTTTCCTCCtctcccttcctcctcctccctctctccatctccctcccttcctctcctCCATCGCCCTCCCTCTCCGTCGAGCTCGAAACCCTCTGCTGGAAGCTCTCCCGGCGGTGGCATCTCGCTTGCCTCCCCCAAACATCCGAGATCTTCATCGTCCATCAG AGAGGTCAATCCGAGTCCGTTGCTGAAGTCATTAAAGCGCTCGCCGAGGCTGTGCCCGTTTCCAAT GTAGGGGTGGAAGAAGATGTGAGGTCAGCCTCGGTGATTGCCAAAGCGGTGGAGTGTGGTTTTAAGTCTTTTATGATCGATCATGGGTGGAGATGTGTCGGCGACAACATTTTTGTGGACTCTACTTTTGCTTGCAGCGAGGAGAGGACTCATTTGTGCGCCGTTAATGTG CAAGTACAATCAGAAATAGATGATGGTTTTGTTTTCCTTGTTTCTCCTGATGCATTTCGATTTAGCAGACATAAG ATCTCGGATTTTATTAGCTCCAAAATGTTGAAAAGGTTTGACAATGGTAAGGAAATTGTTTTGGAGGACTACAACATCTGCACCGCTTGCACTATTCTTCCTTCGCTGTGTGAAGGACATGTGATAG GAATAAGCAAACTACTCCCTGCTGGAGAAGATTTTGAAAGACTGGAAGAGCTTTGGTCATTCAAG CATGGTCTAGCATTGCACAGCAATTACTTCGTTGCGGTTCAGTTTTCTTATGGAGGTCACATGGACAAACAATGGTTGTTTGCTTTTCAAAAGACGAGCAGTTTTCAACTTTTCGCACA GTTCCCATCTGCTTTCATCCTTCGAGGTTCAGGATTGGCTCCAACTCCACAAACAATTAGACACTCAAAGGCTGTGCATGCTTTCGAGTCTTTTATAAAAATAGTTGGAG CTTGGAATTTCTTCGATCAAGGTCTAGTGAAACTTAAG GAAGTATCTTCACTTGGTATTAGGACGACACTACCTGTCTGGAACAAAGCTACAAATAGCTTTCCACTGTGCATCACAAGAGATAAAAGCAGTCCTCATAATGAAGACTCTTCGAATGAAACATATTTCTTTTCCAAAGACCTGATGTTAGCTTTAG ACTATCGCACTCCAAAGCCAGCCTTGAAGTATAGTTTTGGTAGCAGAATATTTGATAGTACTGAAATATTGGAAAATACTGTACCTTCGTGCAAGAATAATGCCAATAATAGTGCAGATGGTATCCATAATGGTGAAAACATGAATTCAAATATTGAATCTCAATCACCTATGAAGTTTCTACCTGTTACAAAAAGCATTCATTCAG ATCTCAAAGTAGATCAGACTCAAGTACCTTCCTTTACCAAAAAGAAAATTGAGGATTTTTGCAGAG GAATTTCAAATGATCAAGGTCTCACTAAAGAGAAGGAAATGTATGGTGAATCTTACATGAAGGAA AATCAGCTTGAACCTGTGGATGGCATCTCAATGCAATTGGATAGGTCCAGTTTGCATTCT AGTGCCAAAGGTTCAGAAAAGAAGGAAATGACTGATGCTTTTCTTGGTGGCAATTGTTTACCAAGTCCTGGAGAAG TCCCACAGAAAGATGCTTGGGGAAAGAGGACCTTGAACAGCGAAAAGAAG ATCAGAGAAAATGTAGCAAAGAGCTCCAAAAGGATGAGGGCAAAGCAATCCGTTGACCAATCTGACGTAACTGCGAAG GTTAAGAGTCACCATAAGCGAGGGGAGCTGCACTCCCTTACCATCGCAGATCTCAAGTGTTTCCTGGCTACTAAAAATGCAAAGGTAGGAGGAAAGAAAGATGAACTTATCCAACGAATAACTGCCTTGCTTGCCTGA
- the LOC105048733 gene encoding uncharacterized protein isoform X1 produces the protein MFRNKILVRFAPPDPLSSSPFLLLPLSISLPSSPPSPSLSVELETLCWKLSRRWHLACLPQTSEIFIVHQRGQSESVAEVIKALAEAVPVSNVGVEEDVRSASVIAKAVECGFKSFMIDHGWRCVGDNIFVDSTFACSEERTHLCAVNVQVQSEIDDGFVFLVSPDAFRFSRHKISDFISSKMLKRFDNGKEIVLEDYNICTACTILPSLCEGHVIGISKLLPAGEDFERLEELWSFKHGLALHSNYFVAVQFSYGGHMDKQWLFAFQKTSSFQLFAQFPSAFILRGSGLAPTPQTIRHSKAVHAFESFIKIVGAWNFFDQGLVKLKEVSSLGIRTTLPVWNKATNSFPLCITRDKSSPHNEDSSNETYFFSKDLMLALDYRTPKPALKYSFGSRIFDSTEILENTVPSCKNNANNSADGIHNGENMNSNIESQSPMKFLPVTKSIHSDLKVDQTQVPSFTKKKIEDFCRGISNDQGLTKEKEMYGESYMKENQLEPVDGISMQLDRSSLHSIPFQSAKGSEKKEMTDAFLGGNCLPSPGEVPQKDAWGKRTLNSEKKIRENVAKSSKRMRAKQSVDQSDVTAKVKSHHKRGELHSLTIADLKCFLATKNAKVGGKKDELIQRITALLA, from the exons ATGTTCCGGAACAAGATCCTGGTGCGGTTCGCTCCGCCCGACCCACTTTCCTCCtctcccttcctcctcctccctctctccatctccctcccttcctctcctCCATCGCCCTCCCTCTCCGTCGAGCTCGAAACCCTCTGCTGGAAGCTCTCCCGGCGGTGGCATCTCGCTTGCCTCCCCCAAACATCCGAGATCTTCATCGTCCATCAG AGAGGTCAATCCGAGTCCGTTGCTGAAGTCATTAAAGCGCTCGCCGAGGCTGTGCCCGTTTCCAAT GTAGGGGTGGAAGAAGATGTGAGGTCAGCCTCGGTGATTGCCAAAGCGGTGGAGTGTGGTTTTAAGTCTTTTATGATCGATCATGGGTGGAGATGTGTCGGCGACAACATTTTTGTGGACTCTACTTTTGCTTGCAGCGAGGAGAGGACTCATTTGTGCGCCGTTAATGTG CAAGTACAATCAGAAATAGATGATGGTTTTGTTTTCCTTGTTTCTCCTGATGCATTTCGATTTAGCAGACATAAG ATCTCGGATTTTATTAGCTCCAAAATGTTGAAAAGGTTTGACAATGGTAAGGAAATTGTTTTGGAGGACTACAACATCTGCACCGCTTGCACTATTCTTCCTTCGCTGTGTGAAGGACATGTGATAG GAATAAGCAAACTACTCCCTGCTGGAGAAGATTTTGAAAGACTGGAAGAGCTTTGGTCATTCAAG CATGGTCTAGCATTGCACAGCAATTACTTCGTTGCGGTTCAGTTTTCTTATGGAGGTCACATGGACAAACAATGGTTGTTTGCTTTTCAAAAGACGAGCAGTTTTCAACTTTTCGCACA GTTCCCATCTGCTTTCATCCTTCGAGGTTCAGGATTGGCTCCAACTCCACAAACAATTAGACACTCAAAGGCTGTGCATGCTTTCGAGTCTTTTATAAAAATAGTTGGAG CTTGGAATTTCTTCGATCAAGGTCTAGTGAAACTTAAG GAAGTATCTTCACTTGGTATTAGGACGACACTACCTGTCTGGAACAAAGCTACAAATAGCTTTCCACTGTGCATCACAAGAGATAAAAGCAGTCCTCATAATGAAGACTCTTCGAATGAAACATATTTCTTTTCCAAAGACCTGATGTTAGCTTTAG ACTATCGCACTCCAAAGCCAGCCTTGAAGTATAGTTTTGGTAGCAGAATATTTGATAGTACTGAAATATTGGAAAATACTGTACCTTCGTGCAAGAATAATGCCAATAATAGTGCAGATGGTATCCATAATGGTGAAAACATGAATTCAAATATTGAATCTCAATCACCTATGAAGTTTCTACCTGTTACAAAAAGCATTCATTCAG ATCTCAAAGTAGATCAGACTCAAGTACCTTCCTTTACCAAAAAGAAAATTGAGGATTTTTGCAGAG GAATTTCAAATGATCAAGGTCTCACTAAAGAGAAGGAAATGTATGGTGAATCTTACATGAAGGAA AATCAGCTTGAACCTGTGGATGGCATCTCAATGCAATTGGATAGGTCCAGTTTGCATTCT ATTCCTTTCCAGAGTGCCAAAGGTTCAGAAAAGAAGGAAATGACTGATGCTTTTCTTGGTGGCAATTGTTTACCAAGTCCTGGAGAAG TCCCACAGAAAGATGCTTGGGGAAAGAGGACCTTGAACAGCGAAAAGAAG ATCAGAGAAAATGTAGCAAAGAGCTCCAAAAGGATGAGGGCAAAGCAATCCGTTGACCAATCTGACGTAACTGCGAAG GTTAAGAGTCACCATAAGCGAGGGGAGCTGCACTCCCTTACCATCGCAGATCTCAAGTGTTTCCTGGCTACTAAAAATGCAAAGGTAGGAGGAAAGAAAGATGAACTTATCCAACGAATAACTGCCTTGCTTGCCTGA